The Levilactobacillus namurensis genomic interval ACGCCTGCTGATACGGCTGGTCCGTGAGCCAAGCGGTCACCTGATTGAACCCCCGAGTCCGCCAAGTCTCAGCGGTCACGGGAATTGGTACCAAGACATCGTACACCTCTCGAGCTAAAGCCCGCCTTAAAATCGGCTGCATCACCTCGCGTAAGCGGTAGTCCCCCTGAAACTTGTACTGTTGCATGTAGGCCTTGAGATTGGCATCGTAGGGAAAAAGTGCGTGATTTGTGAAGTCATCCCCCCAGCGTTCGCAATCGTAACAGATCGTCGCCGTAGCCTGAGCGCGCCCGCAAGCGGGACACCGCGGCCCCGTGATGGGCTGCAGGCGCTGGGCACAGGGCACGCAGACCTG includes:
- a CDS encoding ComF family protein, whose amino-acid sequence is MRPGCVWCGRHFQPQVSLADLLRWAPLPQPQVCVPCAQRLQPITGPRCPACGRAQATATICYDCERWGDDFTNHALFPYDANLKAYMQQYKFQGDYRLREVMQPILRRALAREVYDVLVPIPVTAETWRTRGFNQVTAWLTDQPYQQALVVREATKSRLQSSKTRQERLQTQQPFQLAPNAATVLQNQRVLLLDDVYTTGRTIRHAAQQIYLGGAKTVTGLTLAR